A stretch of the Streptosporangium sp. NBC_01755 genome encodes the following:
- a CDS encoding IS1380 family transposase codes for MQLFHDSAKTHAIFDEERVVAYGGLGPVMRLAERCGLSDLAGEHVTPTGRDGVNPAAKIGSIVAGMACGADSIDDLDALRHGGMDTLFTGIRAPSTLGSFLRCLAWGNVRQIEKVARLLLARLAAHTPLLPGADVLAFLDVDSMQRRTYGYKKQGSGFGHTKIGGKGVLVRGLNVLASTLSTPLAAPVVTGTRLRGGSANSARGAAWFVRESIGAARSAGASATLMMRGDSAFYTAGVINACHTNDVRFSVTAKMDPKIKAAIAAIDETAWTAIKYPNAIFDEQAGGWISDAEIAEVAYTAFAAKKGQAITARLIVRRVKRLNSQTGLRPEEPFPLYRYHAIFTDSPYALGQAEEQHRDHAVIEQVNADLIDGPLAHLPSGVFTANAAWLTLAAICHNLLRAAGCLAGTFHAKARGATLRRHLIGVPARIARHGRGHLTLHLPRYWHWRHAWMNLFQAVHRLPPIRAA; via the coding sequence GTGCAATTGTTCCACGACTCTGCCAAGACCCATGCGATCTTCGATGAGGAGCGTGTAGTCGCGTACGGCGGGCTGGGGCCGGTGATGCGGTTGGCCGAGCGGTGCGGCCTGAGCGACCTGGCGGGCGAGCACGTCACTCCCACCGGCCGGGACGGCGTGAACCCGGCGGCGAAGATCGGCTCGATCGTAGCCGGGATGGCCTGCGGGGCCGACAGCATCGATGATCTGGACGCACTGCGCCACGGCGGCATGGACACGTTGTTTACCGGTATCCGCGCACCGTCCACGCTGGGATCGTTCCTGCGGTGCCTGGCCTGGGGCAACGTCCGGCAGATCGAGAAAGTGGCCCGCCTGCTGCTGGCCCGGCTGGCCGCCCATACGCCGTTGCTGCCCGGCGCGGACGTGCTCGCCTTCCTCGATGTGGACTCGATGCAGCGACGTACCTACGGCTACAAGAAGCAAGGATCGGGGTTCGGCCACACCAAGATCGGCGGCAAGGGCGTGCTGGTGCGCGGACTGAACGTGCTGGCCTCCACACTGTCCACACCGCTGGCCGCCCCGGTGGTGACCGGCACCCGGCTGCGCGGCGGAAGCGCGAACTCCGCCCGCGGCGCGGCCTGGTTCGTGCGTGAGTCGATCGGCGCGGCACGATCAGCGGGCGCGAGCGCCACCCTGATGATGCGCGGGGACTCGGCGTTCTACACCGCAGGCGTGATCAACGCCTGCCACACGAACGACGTGCGCTTCTCCGTCACCGCCAAAATGGACCCCAAGATCAAAGCCGCGATCGCGGCGATCGACGAAACCGCCTGGACAGCGATCAAATACCCCAACGCCATCTTCGACGAACAAGCAGGGGGCTGGATCTCCGACGCCGAGATCGCGGAGGTCGCCTACACGGCGTTCGCCGCGAAGAAGGGCCAGGCCATCACCGCCCGGCTGATCGTGCGCCGGGTCAAACGGCTCAACTCGCAGACCGGGCTCCGGCCAGAGGAACCGTTCCCGCTCTACCGCTATCACGCGATCTTCACCGACAGTCCGTACGCCCTCGGGCAGGCCGAGGAACAACACCGTGATCACGCGGTCATCGAGCAGGTCAACGCGGACTTGATCGACGGGCCATTAGCGCACCTGCCCTCGGGCGTGTTCACCGCCAACGCCGCCTGGCTGACCTTGGCGGCGATCTGCCACAACCTGCTGCGCGCGGCCGGCTGCCTGGCCGGAACCTTTCACGCCAAGGCGCGCGGCGCCACCCTGCGCCGCCATCTCATCGGCGTGCCCGCCCGCATCGCCCGGCACGGCCGGGGCCACCTCACCCTGCATCTTCCCCGGTATTGGCACTGGCGGCACGCATGGATGAACCTCTTCCAAGCCGTCCACCGGCTGCCACCGATCCGCGCGGCTTGA